In Hamadaea flava, a genomic segment contains:
- a CDS encoding CapA family protein, with protein sequence MKPRLRHEAVVLLTVLAVASLFSTLAAAHPSSGRAAPTAAPAAPQPTVRTTLARSSAAAPQSTTSPDWQPRRFTVVGTGDVLLHQGLWQQARVDGHGRGMDFRPLFAGIKPIIAGADLAICHMETPLGRPGGPFTGYPVFQVPPQVVPALKDTGFDSCSTASNHSLDAGLDGIRRTLDALDAAGLAHTGTARSPQERATTTLLTVAGVRVGQLSYAFGFNGIPRPKGKEWAANLIKPATILADARTAKQRGAEIVIVSLHWGTEYQHAATAEQASIARTLLASPDIDLILGHHAHVVQPFEQIGGEWVAYGHGNLVSTQSFSADTRDGVISRFTFAESAPGQFHVVVAEALPVYMRLGSGAARILLVSSCVRGKGSTAAECAASGRRTTKVIRSRRATVLIA encoded by the coding sequence ATGAAGCCACGCCTTCGGCACGAAGCCGTTGTGCTGTTGACGGTTCTCGCGGTCGCGTCGCTGTTCTCCACACTGGCGGCGGCCCACCCCTCGTCCGGCCGGGCCGCGCCGACGGCCGCGCCGGCCGCCCCGCAGCCGACGGTCCGCACGACGTTGGCGCGCTCGTCGGCGGCCGCACCGCAGTCGACGACTTCGCCGGACTGGCAGCCCAGGCGGTTCACCGTCGTCGGCACCGGCGACGTCCTGCTGCACCAAGGACTGTGGCAGCAGGCCCGGGTGGACGGGCACGGCCGGGGCATGGACTTCCGGCCGCTGTTCGCCGGGATCAAACCCATCATCGCCGGAGCCGACCTGGCCATCTGCCACATGGAGACGCCGCTCGGGCGGCCGGGCGGGCCGTTCACCGGGTACCCCGTCTTCCAGGTGCCGCCGCAGGTCGTCCCGGCGCTCAAGGACACCGGATTCGACAGCTGCTCGACGGCGTCCAACCACAGCCTCGACGCGGGGCTCGACGGCATCCGGCGTACGCTCGACGCCCTCGACGCGGCTGGGCTGGCGCACACCGGAACAGCCCGATCGCCGCAGGAGCGCGCGACGACGACCCTGCTCACCGTCGCCGGCGTACGCGTCGGGCAGCTCTCCTACGCGTTCGGGTTCAACGGGATCCCCCGGCCGAAGGGCAAGGAGTGGGCGGCCAACCTCATCAAGCCCGCCACGATCCTCGCCGACGCGCGTACGGCCAAGCAGCGGGGCGCCGAGATCGTCATCGTCTCGCTGCACTGGGGCACGGAATACCAGCACGCCGCCACGGCCGAGCAAGCCTCGATCGCGCGTACGCTGCTCGCCTCGCCTGACATCGACCTGATCCTGGGCCATCACGCTCACGTCGTGCAGCCGTTCGAGCAGATCGGTGGCGAATGGGTGGCCTACGGGCACGGGAACCTGGTCAGTACGCAGAGCTTCTCGGCCGACACCCGGGACGGCGTGATCTCCCGATTCACCTTCGCCGAGAGCGCACCCGGACAGTTCCACGTCGTGGTGGCCGAAGCACTGCCGGTCTACATGCGCCTGGGTTCGGGAGCGGCGCGGATCCTGCTCGTCTCGTCCTGCGTACGCGGGAAGGGTTCGACGGCGGCGGAGTGCGCGGCGAGCGGCCGGCGGACGACGAAGGTCATCCGGTCGCGGCGCGCCACGGTGCTCATCGCCTGA
- a CDS encoding DUF397 domain-containing protein has product MEIETKGFRVDLSNAVWRKSTRSSPSCDNCVEVAFVGGAVAVRDSKNRDAGTLVFTPGEWDAFVAGTKDGEFDL; this is encoded by the coding sequence GTGGAGATCGAGACAAAGGGGTTTCGCGTCGACCTGAGCAACGCGGTCTGGCGTAAGAGCACCCGTAGTAGTCCCAGCTGCGACAACTGTGTCGAGGTCGCGTTCGTCGGAGGCGCCGTCGCCGTGCGCGACTCCAAGAACCGTGACGCCGGCACCCTGGTCTTCACGCCGGGCGAATGGGATGCCTTCGTCGCCGGTACGAAGGACGGGGAGTTCGACCTCTAG
- a CDS encoding helix-turn-helix domain-containing protein, which translates to MDRKSPTVRRRRLGAELRNRRERAGYSLEYVAEQLECSQSKISRIETGHTSVNVRDVRDLLTIYGAGEAEIQELIELAREARQKAWWHPFSQVLSSAYVGLEAEAVRVRTYEQQLVPGLLQTEAYARATMGILPGRSEEEISSRVRVRMQRQSLLDQEDSFHLWVVLDEAAVSRPVGGDEVMSDQLRHLVVAANRPNVTLQLLPFEIGSHAGMDGTFAILDFREPGDRSVVFAENATGGLFIDKRDELERYKNLFEHIHTAALGPEQSAERIQQLVEEPLWRSRQRGFAST; encoded by the coding sequence ATCGACCGTAAAAGCCCGACCGTCCGAAGGCGACGTTTGGGCGCTGAGCTGCGCAATCGTCGCGAGCGTGCCGGCTACTCGCTGGAGTATGTCGCCGAACAGCTGGAGTGCTCGCAGTCCAAGATCTCCCGCATCGAGACCGGCCACACGTCGGTCAACGTCCGCGATGTGCGGGACCTGCTCACGATCTACGGCGCGGGCGAGGCCGAGATCCAGGAGCTGATCGAACTCGCCCGGGAGGCCCGCCAGAAGGCTTGGTGGCACCCCTTCAGTCAAGTTCTCTCCAGTGCCTATGTGGGTCTGGAGGCTGAGGCCGTCCGCGTACGGACCTATGAACAGCAGCTCGTCCCGGGTCTCCTGCAGACGGAGGCGTACGCCCGAGCCACCATGGGCATCCTCCCGGGTCGAAGTGAGGAAGAAATCTCCTCCCGAGTGCGTGTCCGAATGCAGCGTCAGTCGTTGCTGGACCAGGAAGACTCCTTCCACCTTTGGGTTGTGCTCGATGAGGCCGCCGTGAGCCGGCCGGTCGGAGGCGACGAGGTCATGTCCGACCAGTTGCGGCACTTGGTCGTCGCCGCAAATCGACCGAACGTGACGCTTCAGCTCCTTCCGTTCGAAATCGGTTCACATGCGGGTATGGACGGGACATTCGCCATCCTCGACTTCCGCGAACCGGGTGACCGATCCGTGGTCTTCGCCGAGAATGCCACCGGGGGCCTCTTCATCGACAAACGCGACGAGCTGGAGAGGTACAAAAATCTCTTCGAGCACATCCATACGGCGGCGCTCGGACCGGAGCAGTCCGCCGAACGGATTCAGCAGCTAGTAGAGGAGCCACTGTGGAGATCGAGACAAAGGGGTTTCGCGTCGACCTGA
- a CDS encoding WecB/TagA/CpsF family glycosyltransferase gives MDPFVTPAATTDLRKRSVLGILVDATDYAEATDRIIAAAEQGRPMAVTALAVHGVMEGVHDPALGARLNSFDLVTPDGQPVRWALNLLHGAGLSDRVYGPTLTLRVLERAAAAGLPVYLYGSTQPTLDRLVPALQQMFPALKFAGIEASKFRAVEPGEAEQIGGRITASGARIVLVGLGCPRQENFAHALRPHLAMPLLAVGAAFDYHAGGLRKPPPWMQRNGLEWLWRLGLEPKRLWRRYLLLNPEYLARLGAQRIGLWKATPPTPTEQPVPTFPV, from the coding sequence GTGGACCCGTTCGTGACACCGGCGGCGACCACGGACCTGCGCAAGCGCAGCGTCCTCGGCATCCTCGTCGACGCGACCGACTACGCCGAGGCCACCGACCGCATCATCGCCGCCGCCGAACAGGGCCGGCCGATGGCGGTCACGGCGCTGGCGGTCCACGGCGTCATGGAAGGGGTCCACGACCCCGCCCTCGGCGCCCGGCTCAACAGCTTCGACCTGGTGACGCCGGACGGGCAGCCGGTCCGGTGGGCGCTCAACCTGCTGCACGGCGCCGGGCTGAGCGATCGCGTCTACGGTCCCACGCTCACGCTGCGCGTGCTGGAACGGGCCGCCGCCGCCGGGCTGCCCGTCTACCTGTACGGCTCGACTCAGCCGACGCTCGACCGGCTGGTGCCGGCCCTCCAGCAGATGTTCCCCGCGCTCAAATTCGCCGGGATCGAGGCCTCGAAGTTCCGGGCCGTCGAGCCGGGCGAGGCGGAGCAGATCGGCGGGCGCATCACTGCGTCTGGCGCGCGGATCGTGCTGGTCGGACTGGGTTGCCCCCGGCAGGAGAACTTCGCCCACGCGTTGCGGCCGCACCTCGCGATGCCGCTGCTCGCCGTCGGCGCGGCTTTCGACTATCACGCCGGCGGGCTGCGTAAGCCGCCGCCGTGGATGCAGCGCAACGGCCTGGAATGGCTGTGGCGCCTGGGCCTGGAGCCGAAGCGCCTGTGGCGTCGCTACCTGCTGCTCAACCCCGAGTACCTGGCTCGGCTCGGCGCTCAGCGGATCGGCCTGTGGAAGGCCACCCCGCCGACGCCGACGGAGCAGCCCGTTCCGACTTTCCCGGTCTAG
- a CDS encoding NAD-dependent epimerase/dehydratase family protein, which produces MLSGVPVPRRRRPGVLTVSVALVTGSAGLIGSEAARHFAQLGLQVVGIDNDMRKYFFGDDGSTAWSLVRLTSELGDSYTHYDVDIRDRELLAKIFERYGSDISLVIHTAAQPSHDWAAKEPFTDFDVNAVGTLNVLEFTRQHCPEAAFIFCSTNKVYGDTPNRLPLVELDTRWELDPAHPFYAEGIPEEMSIDGSLHSIFGVSKVAADVAVQEYGRYFGMRTACFRGGTLTGPAHSAAELHGFLAYLMRCVMEGRTYNLYGYKGKMVRDAIHSHDVLTAFEAFYRAPRSGEVYNLGGGRFSNTSHIEAFQIAQEITGHEAEINYVEQARIGDHQWYVSDMSRFSSHYPDWRMTYDVPAILREIYEANADKWTRS; this is translated from the coding sequence ATGCTGTCCGGTGTCCCCGTGCCCCGAAGACGCAGGCCAGGAGTATTAACGGTGAGTGTTGCGCTGGTTACCGGCTCGGCCGGATTGATCGGGTCCGAGGCCGCCCGCCACTTCGCCCAGCTGGGACTGCAGGTCGTCGGCATCGACAACGACATGCGGAAGTACTTCTTCGGCGACGACGGCTCGACCGCCTGGAGCCTGGTCCGGCTGACCAGCGAGCTCGGCGACTCGTACACCCACTATGACGTGGACATCCGCGACCGCGAGCTGCTCGCCAAGATCTTCGAGCGCTACGGCAGCGACATCTCCCTCGTCATCCACACCGCGGCGCAGCCGTCCCACGACTGGGCGGCCAAGGAGCCGTTCACCGACTTCGACGTCAACGCGGTGGGCACCCTCAACGTGCTGGAGTTCACCCGGCAGCACTGCCCCGAGGCCGCCTTCATCTTCTGTTCGACCAACAAGGTCTACGGCGACACGCCCAACCGGCTTCCCCTGGTCGAGTTGGACACCCGCTGGGAGCTCGATCCGGCCCACCCGTTCTACGCCGAGGGCATCCCCGAGGAGATGTCGATCGACGGCAGCCTCCACTCCATCTTCGGCGTGTCGAAGGTGGCGGCCGACGTCGCGGTGCAGGAATACGGCCGGTACTTCGGGATGAGGACCGCCTGCTTCCGCGGCGGCACGCTGACCGGACCGGCGCACTCCGCCGCCGAGCTGCACGGGTTCCTGGCGTACCTGATGCGGTGTGTCATGGAAGGCCGGACCTACAACCTCTACGGGTACAAGGGCAAGATGGTCCGCGACGCGATCCACTCGCACGACGTGCTCACCGCGTTCGAGGCCTTCTACCGGGCGCCGCGCAGCGGTGAGGTCTACAACCTCGGCGGCGGCCGGTTCTCGAACACCTCGCACATCGAGGCGTTCCAGATCGCCCAGGAGATCACCGGTCACGAGGCCGAGATCAACTACGTGGAGCAGGCGCGCATCGGCGACCACCAGTGGTACGTCAGCGACATGTCCCGCTTCAGCAGCCACTACCCGGACTGGCGGATGACCTACGACGTCCCCGCGATCCTCCGCGAGATCTACGAGGCCAACGCCGACAAGTGGACCCGTTCGTGA
- a CDS encoding DUF3662 and FHA domain-containing protein yields the protein MSVLQRFEKRLEGLVEGAFAKVFKGVVHPVEILNAMQREAEAHKAILAGGRTLVPNRYVIDLSPYDHSRLAPYAAALAQELAQSQAEFIGEQAWTVYGDVIVEIERGDGLDTGMFRVTAEVFTGAEPGGGYAEPAYEAPPPAYQGYDQGGYDQGGYGQPPAGARNVRLVSADGRTYPVAIGSTVIGRGDQANLRLPDVGISRRHARIDYDGGQVVLTDLGSTNGTMVNGQRISAVALNPGDMVQIGTTTLTFRVDG from the coding sequence GTGAGCGTGCTGCAACGCTTTGAGAAGAGGCTGGAAGGCCTGGTGGAGGGCGCCTTCGCGAAGGTGTTCAAGGGTGTCGTCCATCCCGTGGAGATCCTGAACGCCATGCAGCGGGAGGCCGAAGCCCACAAGGCGATCCTTGCGGGCGGCCGCACGCTGGTGCCCAATCGCTATGTGATCGATCTCTCGCCTTACGATCACAGCCGCCTGGCGCCGTACGCGGCTGCCCTGGCGCAAGAGCTGGCGCAGTCGCAGGCCGAGTTCATCGGAGAACAGGCCTGGACCGTCTACGGCGACGTGATCGTGGAGATCGAGCGCGGCGACGGGCTCGACACCGGAATGTTCCGGGTGACCGCGGAAGTCTTCACCGGCGCCGAGCCGGGTGGCGGCTACGCCGAACCCGCCTACGAGGCGCCGCCGCCGGCGTACCAGGGCTACGACCAGGGTGGCTACGACCAGGGTGGCTACGGCCAACCGCCGGCCGGGGCGCGGAACGTGCGGCTGGTCTCGGCGGACGGCCGGACCTACCCGGTCGCGATCGGCTCGACCGTGATCGGCCGGGGCGATCAGGCGAACCTGCGCCTGCCCGACGTCGGGATCTCGCGCCGGCACGCCCGGATCGACTACGACGGCGGTCAGGTCGTCCTGACCGACCTCGGGTCCACGAACGGCACGATGGTCAACGGCCAGCGCATCTCGGCCGTGGCTCTCAACCCGGGTGACATGGTTCAAATCGGCACGACCACGCTGACCTTCCGCGTGGACGGCTAG
- a CDS encoding FHA domain-containing protein FhaB/FipA yields the protein MPEFVLAAARFGFLILLWIFVFTVVGVIRRDLFAGARASRLVAAPRGVGAAAAGPSRPAKVKKGRAAHQLVVTAGALAGTRLTLGESQITIGRAEDSTLVITDDYASARHARLVPRNGQWFIEDLGSTNGTYLDRNKVTGPTPVPLGVPIRIGRTALELRP from the coding sequence GTGCCGGAATTCGTTCTCGCCGCCGCCCGGTTCGGCTTCCTCATCCTGCTGTGGATCTTCGTGTTCACGGTGGTGGGCGTCATCCGCCGGGATCTCTTCGCCGGGGCGCGCGCGTCCCGGCTCGTCGCTGCGCCCCGCGGGGTGGGCGCGGCGGCGGCGGGACCGTCCCGACCGGCCAAGGTCAAAAAGGGCCGGGCCGCGCATCAGTTGGTGGTGACGGCGGGCGCCCTCGCGGGCACCCGCCTCACGCTGGGCGAGTCGCAGATCACGATCGGACGGGCCGAAGATTCCACGCTCGTCATCACCGACGACTACGCCTCCGCCCGGCACGCCCGGCTGGTTCCGCGGAACGGTCAGTGGTTCATCGAAGATCTAGGCTCGACAAACGGCACTTACCTGGACCGGAACAAGGTGACCGGTCCTACCCCCGTACCCCTTGGCGTGCCGATCCGGATCGGCCGCACTGCCCTCGAGTTGCGACCATGA
- a CDS encoding PP2C family protein-serine/threonine phosphatase, which yields MTLTLRYAARSDRGLIRDGNQDSVYAGPRLLAVADGMGGMAAGDVASNIVIGAMAPLDEDVPGDALVDALRGAVEAANQQLRDTVDANPHLEGMGTTLTAMLFTGTKIGLVHIGDSRAYLLRDNEFAQITKDDTYVQMLVDEGRISAEEASSHPQRSLLTRAMDGRDVEPEYSVRQVLPGDRYLICSDGLSGVVSAETIGETMREYVDPSQCVDRLIALALRGGGPDNITVIVADAHDEDIVEDVPVVGGAAARDRGNESSGGESTPAARAASLTAANAAPRPAAPAEAQNSSDEENRPRRRPWLTVGILVVLVGVLGGLLYAGWHYTQSQFYVGVTEDGYVAVFKGVPGSIAGLSLSEVDTESQVKVDALTQVAQDRVRKGIAAATETEAQQILVGLTSDSPTNPNLLPSCTPSATASATASAVPTTGATTTAAATTSPSSNDGALSPAPCRS from the coding sequence ATGACCCTCACCCTGCGCTACGCGGCCCGCAGTGACCGCGGCCTGATCCGAGACGGCAACCAGGATTCCGTCTACGCCGGGCCGCGGCTGCTCGCCGTCGCCGACGGCATGGGCGGCATGGCCGCCGGTGACGTCGCGAGCAACATCGTCATCGGAGCGATGGCCCCGCTCGACGAGGACGTCCCGGGCGATGCCCTGGTCGACGCCCTCCGCGGCGCCGTCGAAGCCGCCAATCAGCAGCTTCGCGACACGGTCGACGCCAATCCCCACCTGGAGGGGATGGGCACGACGCTCACCGCGATGCTCTTCACCGGTACCAAGATCGGCCTCGTCCACATCGGCGACTCGCGGGCGTACTTGTTGCGCGACAACGAGTTCGCGCAGATCACCAAGGACGACACCTACGTGCAGATGCTGGTCGACGAGGGCCGCATCTCCGCCGAGGAGGCCAGCAGCCATCCGCAGCGCTCCCTGCTGACCCGGGCCATGGACGGCCGGGACGTCGAGCCGGAGTACTCGGTGCGGCAGGTCCTGCCGGGCGACCGCTACCTGATCTGTTCGGACGGACTGTCCGGCGTGGTCAGCGCGGAGACCATCGGCGAGACCATGCGCGAGTACGTCGACCCGTCCCAGTGCGTCGACCGGCTCATCGCGCTCGCGCTGCGCGGCGGCGGCCCCGACAACATCACCGTGATCGTCGCCGACGCCCACGACGAGGACATCGTCGAGGACGTGCCGGTGGTCGGCGGTGCGGCGGCCCGGGACCGTGGAAACGAGAGCTCGGGCGGCGAGTCGACCCCGGCCGCTCGGGCGGCCTCGCTGACCGCCGCCAACGCGGCGCCCCGTCCGGCGGCCCCGGCGGAGGCGCAGAACTCCTCCGACGAGGAGAACCGGCCCCGCCGGCGTCCCTGGCTGACCGTCGGGATCCTGGTGGTACTGGTCGGCGTCCTCGGCGGGCTGCTGTACGCGGGGTGGCACTACACCCAGTCGCAGTTCTACGTCGGCGTCACCGAGGACGGCTATGTGGCCGTCTTCAAGGGCGTACCAGGGTCGATCGCGGGGCTGAGCCTGTCCGAGGTCGACACCGAGAGCCAGGTCAAGGTCGACGCGCTGACCCAGGTCGCACAGGACCGCGTACGCAAGGGCATCGCCGCCGCGACCGAGACCGAGGCCCAGCAGATCCTGGTCGGTCTGACCAGCGACAGCCCGACGAACCCCAACCTGCTGCCGAGTTGTACGCCGTCCGCCACCGCCTCGGCGACCGCGTCTGCCGTGCCGACCACCGGTGCGACCACCACTGCGGCGGCCACCACTTCCCCCTCTTCGAACGACGGCGCGCTGAGTCCGGCCCCCTGCCGCTCGTAG
- a CDS encoding peptidoglycan D,D-transpeptidase FtsI family protein translates to MNAPLRRVGVVAMVLFGLLFANLNFVQWHKANDYRTSQYNGRVQVAEYDRQRGVIQVSGKPGAQSITTDDSLKFLRQYPYKAEFAHVIGYKPVNGEATGIEYIENEFLAGTSDQLFADRLRDLWSNEKTPGGNVVTTLSLRAQQTAYKELLNNANDAKVGSVVALDPTTGAVLTMVSTPSYDPNLLVSHDTKAANSAYDRLAADPSQPLLNRAVKETYAPGSIFKVIDSAAALERGYTMNTSIPAGSSYTAPGTTHAIKNAAPSICPEAQVTLIEALTESCNTGFAQLGVALGPQALADTADSFGFGDDSLRVGQLGKDNGMLVAPSQVGKLTTDSGGPDQPIIAQTAIGQADVRVTPMQAALMAATVANGGVQMRPYLVQQLLGPDLTPYDIASPRQLRTACTQGVAQSLQAMMVSVVENGTGKKAQIDGYVVGGKTGTAQNAENAKDHGWFIGFAMKDGKPLVAVAVLLANAGSGGSGEAARIGGQVMKAVIADRGGK, encoded by the coding sequence GTGAACGCCCCACTACGCCGCGTCGGAGTGGTCGCGATGGTCCTCTTCGGCCTGCTGTTCGCGAACCTGAACTTCGTGCAGTGGCACAAGGCCAATGACTATCGGACCAGCCAGTACAACGGCCGGGTGCAGGTCGCCGAGTACGACCGGCAGCGCGGCGTGATCCAGGTCAGCGGCAAACCCGGAGCGCAGTCGATCACCACCGACGACAGCCTGAAGTTCCTCCGGCAGTACCCGTACAAGGCCGAATTCGCCCACGTCATCGGTTACAAGCCGGTCAACGGCGAGGCGACCGGCATCGAGTACATCGAGAACGAGTTCCTCGCCGGGACGAGCGACCAACTGTTCGCCGACCGGCTGCGCGACCTCTGGTCGAACGAGAAGACGCCCGGCGGCAACGTCGTGACGACGCTGTCACTGCGCGCGCAGCAGACCGCGTACAAGGAGCTGCTCAACAACGCGAACGACGCCAAGGTCGGCTCGGTGGTGGCCCTCGACCCCACCACCGGCGCGGTGCTCACCATGGTCTCCACGCCGAGCTACGACCCGAACCTGCTGGTCAGCCATGACACCAAGGCGGCCAACTCGGCGTACGACAGGCTCGCCGCCGACCCGAGCCAGCCGCTGCTGAACCGCGCGGTCAAGGAGACGTACGCGCCCGGCTCCATCTTCAAGGTGATCGACTCGGCGGCCGCCCTCGAACGCGGCTACACGATGAACACCTCGATCCCGGCGGGCTCCTCCTACACCGCACCCGGCACGACGCACGCGATCAAGAACGCGGCGCCCTCGATCTGCCCGGAGGCGCAGGTCACCCTGATCGAGGCGCTGACGGAGTCGTGCAACACCGGCTTCGCCCAGTTGGGCGTGGCGCTCGGACCGCAGGCCCTCGCCGACACCGCCGACTCCTTCGGCTTCGGTGACGACAGCCTGCGCGTCGGGCAGCTCGGCAAGGACAACGGGATGCTGGTCGCCCCGAGTCAGGTGGGCAAGCTGACCACCGACAGCGGCGGCCCGGACCAGCCGATCATCGCCCAGACGGCGATCGGCCAGGCCGACGTGCGGGTCACCCCGATGCAGGCGGCGCTCATGGCGGCGACCGTCGCCAACGGCGGGGTCCAGATGCGGCCGTATCTCGTCCAGCAGTTGCTCGGCCCGGACCTCACGCCGTATGACATCGCCTCGCCGCGCCAGCTGCGGACGGCCTGCACCCAGGGCGTTGCGCAGAGCCTGCAGGCGATGATGGTCAGCGTCGTGGAGAACGGCACGGGCAAGAAGGCGCAGATCGACGGCTACGTCGTCGGCGGTAAGACCGGCACGGCCCAGAACGCCGAAAATGCGAAGGACCACGGTTGGTTCATCGGCTTCGCGATGAAGGACGGCAAGCCCCTGGTGGCAGTGGCCGTGCTGCTGGCGAACGCCGGTTCGGGGGGTAGCGGCGAGGCCGCACGCATCGGCGGACAGGTCATGAAGGCCGTCATCGCCGACCGGGGAGGTAAGTGA
- a CDS encoding serine/threonine-protein kinase, with amino-acid sequence MVSPGTLLSGRYRLDERIATGGMGDVWRGTDETLGRTVAIKILLPALLEEPGFSERFRLEARTMATINHPGVVDIYDYGSDQQVAYLVMEYVEGDALSRTLARVGRLTPARTMALIAQAAEALEAAHLKGIVHRDVKPGNLLVRANGTLVLTDFGIARSAVASQLTAAGAVLGTASYLAPEQASGQTATTASDIYSLGVVAYQCLSGRRPFDGDNPIEIAMKHVRMTPPALPPDVPPAVRAIVERAMAKDPSARWPSAAIFAAASRQAAAVLSSEQSGRAASPSAPVSPVPYSPAPSSPGRPPVRPVTGSPVGTGVGTGVPQRVPGQPGQPMRPAARVSVPAGPAPVSPLGATGVATGPRTSPGYAAPQAPSSGGWRTFWMILLVFLAMAAIVAIAAFIGYTVTRNTTASGTAHTSTVTNVTRQANIWQADSARANLAETSAATAVRAIATDTAGSLVLAPTSEGRRTR; translated from the coding sequence ATGGTGTCCCCAGGGACGCTGCTGAGTGGGCGATACCGGCTCGACGAGCGGATCGCCACCGGCGGCATGGGCGACGTTTGGCGGGGGACCGACGAGACACTCGGACGCACCGTCGCGATCAAGATCCTGCTCCCGGCGCTCCTCGAGGAGCCCGGGTTCTCGGAGCGCTTCCGGTTGGAGGCGCGCACCATGGCAACGATCAACCACCCTGGCGTCGTCGACATCTATGACTACGGCAGCGACCAGCAGGTGGCCTATCTCGTGATGGAGTATGTGGAGGGAGACGCGCTCTCGCGTACTCTCGCGCGCGTCGGGCGGCTCACGCCCGCGCGCACCATGGCGCTCATCGCGCAGGCCGCGGAGGCTCTGGAAGCCGCGCACCTCAAGGGGATCGTCCATCGCGACGTCAAACCCGGCAATCTGCTGGTACGCGCGAACGGCACCCTCGTGCTCACCGACTTCGGCATCGCCCGCTCCGCGGTCGCCTCGCAGTTGACGGCGGCCGGCGCGGTGCTCGGCACGGCGTCGTACCTGGCCCCGGAGCAGGCGTCGGGGCAGACGGCGACGACGGCGTCCGACATCTACTCGCTCGGCGTCGTGGCGTACCAGTGCCTGTCGGGCCGGCGGCCGTTCGACGGGGACAACCCGATCGAGATCGCGATGAAGCACGTCCGGATGACGCCGCCCGCGTTGCCGCCGGACGTGCCGCCCGCCGTACGCGCGATCGTCGAACGCGCGATGGCGAAGGATCCGTCGGCTCGGTGGCCCAGCGCGGCGATCTTCGCGGCCGCTTCACGCCAGGCAGCTGCCGTCCTCAGCAGCGAACAGTCCGGCCGGGCGGCCTCGCCGAGCGCACCCGTGTCGCCGGTGCCCTATTCGCCCGCGCCGTCGTCGCCGGGCCGTCCGCCGGTTCGCCCCGTGACGGGCAGCCCGGTCGGGACCGGCGTCGGCACCGGCGTGCCGCAACGCGTACCGGGGCAGCCGGGCCAGCCGATGCGACCGGCCGCTCGGGTCAGTGTTCCGGCAGGTCCGGCCCCTGTCTCGCCGTTGGGTGCCACCGGTGTCGCGACCGGTCCGCGCACGTCTCCGGGGTACGCTGCCCCTCAGGCCCCGAGTAGCGGCGGCTGGCGTACCTTTTGGATGATTTTGTTGGTTTTTCTGGCTATGGCTGCCATCGTGGCCATTGCCGCGTTCATCGGGTACACCGTCACCCGGAACACGACGGCGAGTGGTACGGCTCACACATCCACCGTCACGAACGTGACAAGACAGGCAAACATTTGGCAAGCTGACTCGGCCCGAGCAAACCTGGCCGAGACTTCGGCCGCGACCGCGGTGAGGGCGATCGCGACCGACACGGCAGGATCTCTGGTCCTGGCGCCGACGAGCGAAGGACGACGGACGAGATGA